One genomic segment of Streptomyces sp. TLI_146 includes these proteins:
- a CDS encoding methyltransferase encodes MSTTSVSASPPAGLPVPDRAAAIRDALLAAEFTADGLLDLLGAPAYAALARSETVPALRATRGGSPLDTLVRLFLLQQPVAYERARAALPGDEALEDGWLTRKGDEVRAAVDVRPYGGPEGEDWFIVSDLGCAVGGAGGASGRDEGMVLGVGGASTTLAGLTVRTPVATALDLGTGSGIQALHAAQHATRVTATDLNPRALAFTRLTLALSGAPAAELREGSLYEPVGSETYDLIVSNPPFVISPGARLTYRDGGMGGDDLCRTLVQQAGARLNEGGYAQFLANWQHVEGEEWQERLRSWVPRGCDAWIVQREVQDVTQYAELWLRDAGDHRTDPEAYAERYGAWLDEFEARRTKAVGFGWITLFKSGSEQPSVTVEEWPHPVEQPLGETVRAHFARQEYLRTHDDAALLADRFRLADEVVQEQVGLPGAEDPEHVVLRQNRGMRRATTVDTVGAGFAGVCDGQLDAGRILDAIAQLIGEDPVQLRDRTPEAIRMLVGQGFLEPVGE; translated from the coding sequence GTGAGTACGACCAGTGTTTCCGCCAGCCCGCCCGCCGGCCTGCCCGTGCCCGACCGCGCCGCCGCGATCCGCGACGCCCTGCTCGCGGCCGAGTTCACCGCCGACGGCCTGCTCGACCTGCTCGGCGCGCCCGCCTACGCCGCGCTGGCCCGCAGCGAGACCGTGCCCGCCCTGCGGGCCACCCGCGGCGGCTCGCCGCTCGACACGCTCGTACGGCTGTTCCTGCTCCAGCAGCCCGTCGCGTACGAGCGCGCCAGAGCGGCCCTGCCGGGCGACGAGGCGCTGGAGGACGGCTGGCTCACCCGGAAGGGCGACGAAGTGCGCGCCGCCGTTGACGTGCGTCCGTACGGCGGCCCGGAGGGCGAGGACTGGTTCATCGTCTCCGACCTCGGCTGCGCGGTCGGCGGTGCCGGCGGCGCGAGCGGCCGCGACGAGGGCATGGTCCTCGGGGTCGGCGGCGCGTCCACCACGCTCGCCGGGCTCACCGTCCGCACCCCGGTGGCCACCGCCCTGGACCTCGGCACCGGCTCCGGCATCCAGGCGCTGCACGCGGCGCAGCACGCGACCCGGGTCACCGCCACCGACCTGAACCCGCGCGCGCTCGCCTTCACCCGCCTCACCCTCGCCCTGTCCGGCGCGCCCGCGGCGGAGCTGCGCGAGGGCTCGCTCTACGAGCCGGTGGGCTCCGAGACGTACGACCTGATCGTGTCCAACCCGCCGTTCGTCATCTCGCCGGGCGCCCGGCTGACGTACCGGGACGGCGGCATGGGCGGGGACGATCTGTGCCGCACGCTCGTTCAGCAGGCGGGAGCCCGGCTGAACGAGGGGGGATACGCGCAGTTCCTCGCCAACTGGCAGCACGTGGAGGGCGAGGAGTGGCAGGAGCGGCTGCGCTCATGGGTGCCGCGCGGCTGCGACGCCTGGATCGTGCAGCGCGAGGTCCAGGACGTCACCCAGTACGCGGAGCTGTGGCTGCGGGACGCCGGGGACCACCGCACCGACCCCGAGGCCTACGCGGAGCGGTACGGGGCGTGGCTCGACGAGTTCGAGGCGCGCAGGACCAAGGCGGTCGGCTTCGGCTGGATCACGCTGTTCAAGTCGGGGTCCGAGCAGCCGTCGGTCACCGTCGAGGAGTGGCCGCACCCGGTCGAGCAGCCGCTCGGCGAGACCGTCCGGGCCCACTTCGCCCGGCAGGAGTACCTGCGGACGCACGACGACGCGGCCCTGCTCGCCGACCGGTTCCGCCTCGCCGACGAGGTGGTGCAGGAGCAGGTCGGGCTGCCGGGCGCGGAGGACCCGGAGCACGTGGTGCTGCGGCAGAACCGGGGCATGCGGCGGGCCACCACCGTGGACACGGTCGGCGCGGGCTTCGCGGGCGTCTGCGACGGCCAGTTGGACGCGGGCCGGATCCTCGACGCCATCGCGCAGCTGATCGGCGAGGACCCGGTCCAGCTGCGCGACCGCACCCCGGAGGCGATCCGGATGCTGGTCGGCCAGGGCTTCCTGGAGCCGGTCGGCGAGTGA
- a CDS encoding DNA polymerase III subunit delta' codes for MTVWDDLVGQDRVQEQLAAAARDADAQVTAVSAGEPVADASKMTHAWLFTGPPGSGRATAARAFAAALQCVSPDRALGGQPGCGFCDGCHTTLVGTHADVEIVRTDLLSIGVKETRELVRRAQLSPAVGRWQVIVLEDADRLTEGAGNVLLKAVEEPAPRTVWLLCAPSLEDVLPTIRSRCRHLTLRTPPVEAVADVLIRRDGIPPETALAAARATQGHIGRARRLATDDRARARRAAVLKVPLRVEDVGGCLKAAQELVDTAAEDAKQLAEEVDVKETEDLKAALGGQAGGRMPRGTAGAMKELEDRQKRRKTRTQRDSLDLALTELTGFYRDVLALQLGSRIALANEEVRDAVDRIARASAPEGTLRRIEAVLACREALDRNVAPLLAVEAMTMALRAG; via the coding sequence ATGACGGTGTGGGACGACCTGGTCGGCCAGGACCGGGTGCAGGAGCAGCTGGCCGCTGCCGCGCGCGACGCCGACGCGCAGGTGACCGCGGTCTCGGCGGGCGAGCCCGTCGCGGACGCGTCGAAGATGACGCACGCGTGGCTGTTCACCGGGCCGCCGGGCTCGGGCCGGGCCACGGCCGCGCGCGCGTTCGCCGCGGCGCTCCAGTGCGTCAGCCCGGACCGGGCGCTGGGCGGGCAGCCCGGCTGCGGGTTCTGCGACGGCTGCCACACCACGCTGGTCGGCACGCACGCGGACGTGGAGATCGTCCGCACCGACCTGCTCTCCATCGGCGTCAAGGAGACCCGCGAGCTCGTCCGGCGCGCCCAGCTGTCGCCCGCCGTCGGCCGCTGGCAGGTGATCGTCCTGGAGGACGCGGACCGGCTGACCGAGGGCGCGGGCAACGTGCTCCTGAAGGCCGTGGAGGAGCCCGCGCCGCGCACGGTGTGGCTGCTGTGCGCGCCGTCGCTGGAGGACGTGCTGCCGACGATCCGTTCGCGCTGCCGCCATCTGACGCTGCGCACGCCCCCGGTGGAGGCCGTCGCCGACGTGCTGATCCGCCGTGACGGCATCCCCCCGGAGACCGCGCTCGCCGCCGCCCGCGCCACCCAGGGCCACATCGGCCGGGCCCGCCGTCTGGCCACCGACGACCGCGCGCGTGCCCGCCGCGCCGCCGTGCTGAAGGTGCCGCTGCGGGTCGAGGACGTGGGCGGCTGCCTCAAGGCCGCCCAGGAGCTGGTCGACACGGCCGCCGAGGACGCCAAGCAGCTCGCGGAAGAGGTCGACGTCAAGGAGACCGAGGACCTGAAGGCGGCCCTCGGCGGCCAGGCCGGAGGCCGTATGCCGCGCGGCACCGCCGGGGCGATGAAGGAGCTGGAGGACCGCCAGAAGCGCCGCAAGACGCGTACGCAGCGGGACAGCCTGGACCTCGCCCTCACCGAGCTCACCGGCTTCTACCGCGACGTCCTGGCGCTCCAGCTCGGCTCCCGCATCGCGCTGGCGAACGAGGAGGTACGGGACGCGGTGGACCGCATCGCGCGCGCCTCCGCGCCCGAGGGCACCCTGCGCCGGATAGAGGCGGTCCTGGCCTGCCGCGAGGCACTGGACCGCAATGTGGCGCCGCTGCTCGCGGTGGAGGCGATGACGATGGCGCTGCGGGCGGGCTGA
- the topA gene encoding type I DNA topoisomerase: MSPTSETAKGGRRLVIVESPAKAKTIKGYLGPGYVVEASVGHIRDLPNGAAEVPDKYTGEVRRLGVDVEHDFQPIYVVNADKKAQVRKLKELLAESDELFLATDEDREGEAIAWHLQEVLKPKVPVHRMVFHEITKDAIRDAVANPRELNQRMVDAQETRRILDRLYGYEVSPVLWKKVMPRLSAGRVQSVATRLVVERERERIAFRSAEYWDLTGTFSTGRAGDASDPSSLVARLATVDGRRVAQGRDFGPDGQLKSDVLHLDEANARALAAALADSAFAVRSVESKPYRRSPYAPFRTTTLQQEASRKLGFGAKATMQVAQKLYENGFITYMRTDSTTLSETAVSAARAQVTQLYGADYLPEKPRTYAGKVKNAQEAHEAIRPSGDRFRTPAETGLTGDQFRLYELIWKRTVASQMKDAVGNSVTVKIAGRASDGRDAEFTASGKTITFHGFMKAYVEGADDPNAELDDRERRLPQVAEGDALSAEEITADGHATKPPARYTEASLVKELEEREIGRPSTYASIIGTILDRGYVFKKGTALVPSFLSFAVVNLLEKHFGRLVDYDFTARMEDDLDRIARGEAQSVPWLKRFYFGEGEAGAAGTASDAGNGDGDHLGGLKELVTDLGAIDAREISSFPVGNGIVLRVGRYGPYIERGEKDAEGHQRADVPEDLAPDELTVEHAEELLAKPSGDFELGTDPVSGNQIVAKDGRYGPYVTEILPEGTPKTGKNAVKPRTASLFKSMALDTVTLDDALKLMSLPRVVGTDAEGVEITAQNGRYGPYLKKGTDSRSLESEDQLFSITLEEALAIYAQPKARGRAAAKPPLKELGTDPVSERPVVVKDGRFGPYVTDGETNATLRTGDSVEDITPERGYELLAEKRAKGPAKKTAKKAPAKKAPAKKTAAKKTAAKKTAATAKKAPAKKTAAKKTAAAE, from the coding sequence TTGTCCCCGACCAGCGAGACCGCAAAGGGCGGCCGCCGACTCGTCATCGTCGAGTCTCCTGCCAAGGCGAAGACGATCAAGGGCTACCTGGGCCCCGGTTATGTCGTCGAGGCGAGCGTCGGGCACATCCGCGACCTCCCGAACGGCGCCGCCGAGGTGCCCGACAAGTACACCGGCGAGGTGCGCCGCCTCGGTGTGGACGTCGAACACGACTTCCAGCCGATCTACGTCGTCAACGCCGACAAGAAGGCCCAGGTCAGGAAGCTCAAGGAGCTGCTGGCCGAGTCCGACGAACTCTTCCTCGCCACCGATGAGGACCGCGAGGGCGAAGCCATCGCGTGGCACCTGCAGGAAGTCCTCAAGCCCAAGGTCCCGGTCCACCGGATGGTCTTCCACGAGATCACCAAGGACGCCATCCGGGACGCCGTCGCCAACCCGCGCGAGCTCAACCAGCGCATGGTCGACGCCCAGGAGACCCGCCGCATCCTCGACCGCCTCTACGGCTACGAGGTCTCGCCGGTCCTGTGGAAGAAGGTCATGCCGAGGCTCTCGGCGGGCCGCGTCCAGTCGGTGGCGACCCGGCTCGTGGTGGAGCGGGAACGCGAGCGCATCGCTTTTCGTTCTGCTGAGTACTGGGACCTGACCGGGACGTTCTCCACCGGCCGGGCGGGCGACGCCTCCGACCCGTCCTCGCTGGTGGCACGGCTCGCGACGGTCGACGGCCGCCGAGTGGCACAGGGCCGCGACTTCGGTCCCGACGGACAACTCAAGAGCGACGTCCTCCACCTCGACGAGGCGAACGCCAGGGCGCTGGCGGCCGCCCTCGCCGACTCGGCCTTCGCCGTGCGCTCGGTGGAGTCCAAGCCGTACCGCCGCTCGCCGTACGCCCCGTTCCGTACGACGACGCTCCAGCAGGAGGCCTCCCGCAAGCTCGGCTTCGGGGCCAAGGCCACCATGCAGGTCGCCCAGAAGCTGTACGAGAACGGCTTCATCACCTATATGCGTACGGACTCCACCACGCTCTCCGAGACCGCGGTCTCGGCGGCCCGTGCGCAGGTCACGCAGTTGTACGGCGCCGACTACCTCCCGGAGAAGCCGCGTACGTACGCCGGGAAGGTCAAGAACGCGCAGGAGGCGCACGAGGCGATCCGTCCGTCGGGTGATCGTTTCCGCACTCCGGCGGAGACCGGTCTGACCGGCGACCAGTTCCGGCTCTACGAGCTGATCTGGAAGCGGACCGTCGCCTCCCAGATGAAGGACGCGGTCGGCAACTCCGTCACCGTGAAGATCGCGGGCCGGGCGAGCGACGGGCGGGACGCGGAGTTCACCGCGTCCGGCAAGACGATCACCTTCCACGGCTTCATGAAGGCCTACGTCGAGGGCGCGGACGACCCGAACGCGGAGCTGGACGACCGCGAGCGGCGGCTGCCCCAGGTCGCCGAGGGCGACGCGCTGTCGGCCGAGGAGATCACCGCGGACGGCCACGCCACCAAGCCGCCGGCCCGGTACACCGAGGCCTCGCTGGTCAAGGAGCTGGAAGAGCGCGAGATCGGCCGTCCGTCGACGTACGCGTCGATCATCGGCACGATCCTCGACCGCGGCTACGTCTTCAAGAAGGGCACGGCGCTGGTCCCGTCGTTCCTGAGCTTCGCCGTCGTCAACCTGCTGGAGAAGCACTTCGGCCGGCTCGTCGACTACGACTTCACCGCGCGCATGGAGGACGACCTCGACCGCATCGCGCGGGGCGAGGCGCAGTCGGTGCCGTGGCTGAAGCGCTTCTACTTCGGCGAGGGCGAGGCCGGTGCGGCCGGCACGGCCTCCGACGCCGGGAACGGTGACGGGGACCACCTCGGCGGTCTGAAGGAGCTGGTCACGGACCTCGGCGCGATCGACGCGCGGGAGATCTCCTCGTTCCCCGTGGGGAACGGGATCGTGCTGCGGGTCGGCCGTTACGGGCCGTACATCGAGCGCGGGGAGAAGGACGCCGAGGGCCACCAGCGCGCCGACGTGCCGGAGGACCTGGCGCCCGACGAGCTGACGGTGGAGCACGCGGAGGAGCTGCTGGCCAAGCCGAGCGGCGACTTCGAGCTGGGCACGGACCCGGTGAGCGGCAACCAGATCGTGGCGAAGGACGGCCGCTACGGACCGTACGTCACCGAGATCCTGCCGGAGGGCACCCCGAAGACGGGCAAGAACGCGGTGAAGCCGCGGACGGCCTCGCTCTTCAAGTCGATGGCCCTGGACACGGTCACGCTCGACGACGCCCTGAAGCTGATGTCGCTGCCGCGTGTGGTGGGCACCGACGCCGAGGGCGTCGAGATCACCGCGCAGAACGGGCGGTACGGGCCGTACCTGAAGAAGGGCACGGACTCGCGTTCGCTGGAGTCGGAGGACCAGCTCTTCTCCATCACCCTGGAGGAGGCGCTGGCGATCTACGCGCAGCCGAAGGCGCGCGGACGTGCGGCCGCCAAGCCGCCGCTCAAGGAGCTGGGCACCGACCCGGTCAGCGAGCGGCCGGTCGTCGTGAAGGACGGGCGCTTCGGCCCGTACGTCACGGACGGCGAGACCAACGCGACCCTGCGGACCGGCGACAGCGTGGAGGACATCACGCCGGAGCGCGGCTACGAGCTGCTCGCGGAGAAGCGCGCCAAGGGGCCCGCCAAGAAGACGGCGAAGAAGGCTCCGGCCAAGAAGGCGCCCGCGAAGAAGACCGCGGCGAAGAAGACGGCCGCCAAGAAGACCGCGGCCACGGCCAAGAAGGCTCCGGCCAAGAAGACCGCCGCGAAGAAGACGGCAGCGGCCGAGTAG
- the tmk gene encoding dTMP kinase: MTRAEHPQSSEGAGTPTVVSPVSDALAADSRERAVRALLRIPPLRRLWSAQFVGGIGDALAVLVLLLLALQAAVSEDALGGGYRGAAFAVAAVLGARVLATFLFGAVLLGPVSALTAAGGPLDRRWTMVGADGVRAVLLIVAPLWIDWTPDNALVFLLATVFVAGAAERFWTVCKESAAPALLPAPPLEGAAVRPLPDHLDALRRLSLRTTFASVPVAAAALLVAALVSKGLGKGIDWFSLHQAALGSYVAAGLFAASVSVLAMLELPDSQTPRARSPLEGLRRPSTGAGPDKGRTGAVPLLVLACGAVAGAVASAVAVAVLHAADLGGGPAAFALLVLALLGGTGAGIRTAPKVLPVLSRRRLLSLAIAVTGVALLAMGLVPDTATVLFIALLAGVAAGVAANSGHTLVDQETEEYRRARTTDHLQAVVRVAIGLGAILAPLVAAAIGPHRLAGDGFVFAHGGAGFTLMLVGALLLPVAAVVLAKTDDRQGVPLRRDLRDAVRGADPVQAPAPTGFFIALEGGDGAGKSTQAQALAEWIRAKGHEVVVTREPGATPVGKRLRSILLDVSSAGLSNRAEALLYAADRAEHIDSLVRPALERGAIVISDRYIDSSVAYQGAGRDLSPTEIARINRWATGGLVPNLTVLLDVAPETARERFTEAPDRLESEPPEFHARVRAGFLTLAAADPSRYLVVDAGQEPEAVTTVVRHRLDQMLPLSEAEVKAQEEARKAAEEEARRKAEEEAARKAEEERLERERQAQLAKLRAEEEERKRRELEEARRREEERQAEEARLRAEEARRLAEEERVRREAEAKAAAAEQERLRKQAEEQARLRAEAEERRLEKQRKAEEALRRAEEARRLAEAASAAAAAAATSAAAASPSAPARGAEDTSATRAKRKPQAESASEVTVPTPVVKPGARPEVSPDEITQEVPVPGTEGAEPGPAAAETTVLPQVPAEAAETTVLPPVRDADETTVLPPVREGARDADETTVLPPVRDGGGQSAAHPSARDGDRFPPGLFRDEREQEQSERPNERTRELPQVDPDQLGAEPGAGAEPKRGRRPRRRSDWAEETPLDDLPTLADELLGPHADDEDDRRGRRR, encoded by the coding sequence ATGACGCGAGCCGAGCATCCCCAGAGCTCCGAAGGCGCAGGGACCCCCACGGTCGTGAGCCCCGTCTCCGACGCCCTAGCCGCAGACTCACGCGAGCGTGCCGTACGGGCCCTGTTGCGCATCCCGCCGCTGAGGCGGCTGTGGAGCGCGCAGTTCGTCGGCGGGATCGGCGACGCCCTGGCCGTACTCGTCCTTCTGCTCCTCGCCCTGCAGGCGGCGGTATCCGAGGACGCCCTCGGCGGCGGCTACCGGGGCGCGGCCTTCGCCGTCGCCGCGGTGCTCGGCGCCCGGGTCCTCGCGACGTTCCTGTTCGGGGCGGTGCTGCTCGGACCCGTGTCCGCGCTGACCGCGGCCGGCGGTCCGCTGGACCGGCGCTGGACCATGGTCGGGGCGGACGGCGTACGCGCCGTGCTGCTGATCGTCGCGCCGCTGTGGATCGACTGGACCCCCGACAACGCGCTGGTCTTCCTGCTGGCCACCGTCTTCGTGGCCGGGGCCGCCGAGCGGTTCTGGACGGTGTGCAAGGAGAGCGCGGCGCCCGCGCTGCTGCCCGCGCCGCCGCTGGAGGGCGCCGCCGTGCGCCCGCTGCCGGACCATCTGGACGCGCTGCGGCGCCTGTCGCTGCGTACGACGTTCGCGTCCGTGCCGGTGGCAGCCGCCGCCCTGCTGGTGGCCGCGCTCGTGAGCAAGGGCCTCGGCAAGGGCATCGACTGGTTCTCGCTGCACCAGGCGGCGCTCGGCTCGTATGTGGCGGCCGGGCTGTTCGCCGCGTCCGTCTCCGTGCTGGCGATGCTCGAACTTCCGGACTCCCAGACTCCGCGCGCCCGCTCGCCGCTGGAGGGCCTGCGCAGGCCCTCGACCGGCGCCGGTCCCGACAAGGGGCGTACGGGCGCGGTCCCGCTGCTCGTGCTGGCCTGCGGGGCCGTCGCGGGCGCCGTCGCGTCGGCGGTCGCCGTGGCCGTCCTGCACGCGGCGGACCTCGGCGGCGGGCCCGCGGCGTTCGCGCTGCTGGTCCTCGCGCTGCTCGGTGGCACGGGCGCGGGCATCCGCACCGCGCCCAAGGTCCTGCCCGTGCTCTCCCGGCGGCGGCTGCTCTCGCTCGCCATCGCCGTCACCGGCGTCGCGCTGCTGGCCATGGGCCTGGTGCCGGACACCGCCACGGTCCTGTTCATCGCGCTGCTCGCCGGTGTCGCCGCCGGTGTCGCCGCGAACAGCGGGCACACGCTGGTCGACCAGGAGACCGAGGAGTACCGCCGGGCCCGCACCACCGACCACCTCCAGGCGGTCGTACGGGTCGCGATCGGCCTCGGCGCGATCCTCGCCCCGCTGGTCGCCGCGGCCATCGGCCCGCACCGGCTGGCCGGTGACGGATTCGTCTTCGCGCACGGCGGCGCCGGCTTCACGCTGATGCTGGTCGGCGCGCTGCTGCTGCCGGTCGCCGCGGTCGTCCTGGCCAAGACCGACGACCGCCAGGGCGTGCCGCTCCGGCGCGACCTGCGGGACGCGGTGCGCGGCGCCGACCCGGTCCAGGCCCCGGCCCCGACCGGCTTCTTCATCGCCCTGGAGGGCGGCGACGGCGCCGGCAAGTCCACCCAGGCGCAGGCGCTGGCCGAGTGGATCAGGGCCAAGGGCCACGAGGTCGTGGTGACCCGCGAGCCGGGCGCGACCCCGGTGGGCAAGCGGCTGCGCTCGATCCTGCTCGACGTCTCCAGCGCCGGGCTCTCCAACCGCGCGGAGGCCCTGCTGTACGCGGCGGACCGCGCCGAGCACATCGACTCGCTGGTCCGCCCCGCCCTGGAGCGCGGCGCGATCGTCATCTCGGACCGCTACATCGACTCCTCCGTCGCCTATCAGGGCGCCGGACGCGATCTGTCGCCGACCGAGATCGCCCGGATCAACCGCTGGGCGACCGGCGGTCTCGTACCGAATCTGACGGTGCTGCTCGATGTGGCGCCGGAGACCGCGCGGGAGCGGTTCACGGAGGCGCCGGACCGGCTGGAGTCGGAGCCGCCCGAGTTCCACGCGCGCGTGAGGGCGGGGTTCCTCACCCTGGCGGCCGCCGACCCGTCCCGCTACCTGGTGGTGGACGCGGGCCAGGAGCCCGAGGCGGTCACCACGGTCGTACGCCACCGGCTCGACCAGATGCTGCCGCTCTCCGAGGCCGAGGTGAAGGCCCAGGAGGAGGCGCGCAAGGCGGCTGAGGAGGAGGCCCGGCGCAAGGCCGAGGAAGAGGCCGCGCGCAAGGCCGAGGAGGAGCGCCTGGAGCGCGAGCGCCAGGCGCAGCTCGCCAAGCTGCGCGCCGAGGAGGAGGAGCGCAAGCGGCGCGAGCTGGAGGAGGCGCGCCGCCGCGAGGAGGAGCGCCAGGCGGAGGAGGCCCGGCTGCGGGCCGAGGAGGCCAGGCGCCTCGCCGAGGAGGAGCGCGTACGGCGCGAGGCGGAGGCCAAGGCCGCCGCGGCCGAGCAGGAGCGGCTGCGCAAGCAGGCGGAGGAGCAGGCCAGGCTGCGTGCCGAGGCCGAGGAGCGCCGTCTGGAGAAGCAGCGCAAGGCCGAGGAGGCGCTGCGGCGGGCGGAGGAGGCCCGCCGTCTCGCGGAGGCGGCGAGCGCGGCCGCCGCGGCCGCCGCGACTTCGGCCGCCGCGGCTTCTCCCTCGGCCCCCGCCCGGGGCGCCGAGGACACTTCGGCCACGCGCGCGAAGCGGAAGCCCCAGGCGGAGTCGGCCTCCGAGGTGACGGTGCCCACGCCTGTCGTGAAGCCCGGTGCCCGGCCCGAGGTGAGCCCCGACGAGATCACCCAGGAAGTCCCGGTGCCGGGTACGGAGGGGGCCGAGCCGGGTCCGGCCGCCGCGGAGACCACGGTGCTGCCGCAGGTCCCGGCCGAGGCCGCCGAGACGACGGTGCTGCCGCCCGTACGGGACGCGGACGAGACCACCGTGCTGCCTCCCGTACGGGAGGGGGCGCGGGACGCCGACGAGACGACGGTCCTGCCGCCCGTGCGCGACGGGGGCGGGCAGAGCGCGGCGCACCCGTCGGCGCGGGACGGCGACCGGTTCCCGCCGGGGCTCTTCCGGGACGAGCGGGAGCAGGAGCAGTCCGAGCGGCCCAACGAGCGGACGCGGGAGCTGCCGCAGGTGGACCCCGACCAGCTGGGTGCGGAGCCCGGGGCCGGGGCGGAGCCGAAGCGGGGCCGTCGGCCCCGGCGGCGTTCGGACTGGGCCGAGGAGACCCCGCTGGACGATCTGCCCACGCTCGCCGACGAGCTGCTCGGGCCGCACGCCGACGACGAGGACGACCGCCGGGGCCGCCGCCGCTGA
- a CDS encoding alpha/beta hydrolase, producing the protein MDSRRLLRSSALAVATAGLLASGCSSGSSSTTATASTTSAAGAQQSAVLRPYYQQKLTWRACGVPGFECSTMKAPLDYDQPTGTSINLAVARKKATGPGKRIGSLLVNPGGPGGTAVGYLQQYAGLGYPAPIRARYDMVAVDPRGVARSEPVECLTSQEMDAYTQVDQTPDDAAEKAALATSFENFAKGCEKHSGKVLPHVSTVEAARDMDILRQLLGDEKLHYFGASYGTFLGATYAELFPDRTGRLVLDGAMDPSLPALDMNRDQTAGFETAFQSFAADCVGRKEKDCPLGTTSVADASNQLKKFFAALDAKPIETGETRKLGEALATTGVIAAMYDETTWPELRTGLTRAMHGDGGGLLTLADSYYERDAEGKYANLMYANAAVNCLDLPPSFSGPDAVDAALPSFEKASPVFGQGFAWAALNCAYWPVRATGTPHRIEAKGAAPIVVVGTTRDPATPYKWAESLASQLASGRLLTYEGDGHTAYGRGSDCIDTAINTYLLEGTAPPADKKCT; encoded by the coding sequence ATGGACTCCAGGCGCCTGCTCCGTTCCTCCGCCCTCGCCGTCGCGACCGCCGGGCTGCTCGCCTCCGGATGCTCGTCCGGCAGCTCGTCCACCACCGCGACGGCGTCCACCACCTCGGCGGCGGGCGCCCAGCAGTCGGCCGTCCTGCGCCCGTACTACCAGCAGAAGCTGACCTGGCGGGCGTGCGGCGTACCGGGCTTCGAGTGCTCCACCATGAAGGCGCCGCTGGACTACGACCAGCCGACCGGCACGTCCATCAACCTGGCGGTCGCCCGCAAGAAGGCCACCGGCCCGGGCAAGCGGATCGGCTCGCTCCTGGTCAACCCGGGCGGCCCGGGCGGCACGGCCGTCGGCTACCTCCAGCAGTACGCGGGCCTCGGCTACCCCGCCCCGATCCGGGCCCGGTACGACATGGTGGCCGTCGACCCGCGCGGGGTGGCCCGCAGCGAGCCCGTCGAATGCCTGACGAGCCAGGAGATGGACGCGTACACCCAGGTCGACCAGACGCCGGACGACGCCGCCGAGAAGGCGGCGCTCGCGACCTCCTTCGAGAACTTCGCGAAGGGCTGCGAGAAGCACTCCGGGAAGGTGCTGCCGCACGTCTCCACCGTCGAGGCGGCCCGTGACATGGACATCCTGCGCCAGCTGCTCGGCGACGAGAAGCTGCATTACTTCGGCGCCTCCTACGGCACGTTCCTGGGTGCGACCTACGCCGAGCTGTTCCCGGACCGCACCGGGCGCCTGGTCCTGGACGGCGCGATGGACCCGTCCCTGCCGGCGCTGGACATGAACCGCGACCAGACGGCGGGCTTCGAGACGGCGTTCCAGTCCTTCGCGGCGGACTGCGTCGGGCGCAAGGAGAAGGACTGCCCGCTGGGCACGACGTCGGTCGCGGACGCGTCGAACCAGCTGAAGAAGTTCTTCGCCGCCCTCGACGCGAAGCCGATCGAGACCGGCGAGACCCGCAAGCTGGGCGAGGCGCTCGCCACGACCGGCGTGATCGCCGCGATGTACGACGAGACGACCTGGCCCGAGCTGCGCACCGGCCTCACGCGCGCGATGCACGGCGACGGCGGGGGCCTGCTGACCCTCGCCGACTCGTACTACGAGCGGGACGCGGAGGGGAAGTACGCGAACCTGATGTACGCCAACGCGGCCGTGAACTGCCTCGACCTGCCCCCCTCCTTCTCCGGCCCCGACGCGGTCGACGCCGCGCTCCCCTCCTTCGAGAAGGCCTCCCCGGTCTTCGGCCAGGGCTTCGCCTGGGCGGCCCTGAACTGCGCGTACTGGCCGGTCAGGGCCACCGGCACCCCGCACCGCATCGAGGCGAAGGGCGCGGCCCCGATCGTGGTGGTCGGCACCACCCGCGACCCGGCCACCCCCTACAAGTGGGCCGAGTCCCTCGCCTCCCAGCTCGCCTCCGGCAGGCTCCTCACGTACGAGGGCGACGGCCACACGGCGTACGGCCGGGGCAGCGACTGCATCGACACCGCGATCAACACGTACCTCCTGGAGGGCACGGCCCCGCCCGCCGACAAGAAGTGCACCTGA